The genomic stretch CGAGAGCCCCGCAACGGCTCCCGCAAGAAACCCGGCTCGACGGGGCGCCCCGCTTGTCGCGTCGCCCGGCGCAGTGCCCTCGGCTGCGTCGGACCTCCCTACGCATCGCCGAGGGCAGGGCTGAACCGGGCGCACGCAGCGGCCGACCCGGTTCCCGTGATTCGGGCCTACTGGGGTCGGTATACGTCGCTCCGGTGCTGGACCGTTGCGACTCTGACCTGGCGTTCCTGTTCATCGATCTCATAGACGACCCGGAAGTCGCCGCGGCGGGCACTATAGGAACCCTCCAAGTCGAACCGGAGCGGCTTCCCGACCCGATACGGATTCTCCGAGAGGCCGCCGTGGACGAACTCCACACACGCAACTACGACCTTCTCTGGGAGCCGGTTGAGTGATCGCCTGGCCCGAGGCGACCACACGACTTCGAACCGCTCCTCGCTCATTCAGCCCTGACCTGCGCAAGAACCTCGTCACGGGTGAGAACCTCACCCTTACCTCCCGCAAGCTCAGCTCGACCCTCGCTGATCTCGTCCATCAGTTGGCGGTCGCTCAGGATCTCAAGAGTCTCTTCGAGGGACTCAAGGTCTTCGACACTCAACATCACGACCGCAGGCCTGCCGTGCTTCGTCACAACCACCCGGCCATGCTCTCGTTCGAGCCCCTCCACTACCTCCGAAAGCCGATTCTTGACGTCCGCCAAGGCGAGATGTTCCTGAGCCGTCATGGCCATAAGTATGGCCAGAATACTGGTCGGCGTCAACCCAAGGTCCTGACGCCTGGCCAGACGGAAGTGCAGGCCCGGCCTCGCTTACACACAGAACTCGACAGTCCCTGGGCGGTCGCG from Candidatus Microthrix parvicella Bio17-1 encodes the following:
- a CDS encoding type II toxin-antitoxin system Phd/YefM family antitoxin, which translates into the protein MTPTSILAILMAMTAQEHLALADVKNRLSEVVEGLEREHGRVVVTKHGRPAVVMLSVEDLESLEETLEILSDRQLMDEISEGRAELAGGKGEVLTRDEVLAQVRAE
- a CDS encoding type II toxin-antitoxin system RelE family toxin, whose translation is MSEERFEVVWSPRARRSLNRLPEKVVVACVEFVHGGLSENPYRVGKPLRFDLEGSYSARRGDFRVVYEIDEQERQVRVATVQHRSDVYRPQ